From the genome of Acidobacteriota bacterium:
AAAATGCTTTTGATCAGGCGCCTTGTCGTATGAGTAGCCGGGTGAAAGCATCATGCTCTCCACGCCGAGATCCATCATCTCGTCGAAATGCGCGCGGACGCTGTTCGGATCGGCGCCGTCGAAGAGTGTGGTATTGGTGGTGATGCGGAATCCGCGACGGATCGCCTCACGAATGCCTTCGATTGCCAATTCGTACCCACCCTCGCGGCAGACAGAAAAGTCGTGGTGCTCGCGTTGTCCATCGACATGTACTGAGAATGTCAGGTACTTGCTTGGCTTAAAGAGATCGAGTTTTTCTTTCAGCAGCAGAGCATTGGTGCAGAGATAAATGTACTTCCTGCGAGCGACCAGTCCCTCGACGATCTTGTCGATCTCTGTATGCATGAGCGGCTCGCCCCCGGGGATACTGACGACCGGCGCTCCGCATTCGTCAACCGCGCGGAAGCACTCCTCCGGCGTGAGCTGCTGCTTGAGAATGTGCGGGGGATACTGAATCTTGCCGCATCCGGCACAGGCAAGATTGCAGCGGAAGAGCGGTTCGAGCATGAGGACGAGCGGATAGCGCTTGCGCCCTGACAGCCTCTGTTTCAGGACGTAAGTTGAAACCGTCCACATCTGTGAGATTGGTCCCGGCAAAATTCCCTCAAGTTCCCGGCGAATCTATCGCTCACCGAAATATCTTTTGCATCGCCGCCAGAAAAGCCTCGAATGCCGCTCCTTCGGAGCTCGGTTGTTTCTGTCTCAACCCAGCCCTTAGGGGACTGGCCTACGAGAATTCCGCGCCTGCGGCGCCGGCTCAGAATTCTTTATGACAGCAACGATTCCATTTGCAGTCGTTCCGTGCTCACTGTTTTCCCATATGCCGTCAAGGCGATTAGCGGGAAATAAGCCCGATACAAGTGGTACGCGAGGTAAAACACTCGAGGAAAGCCGGTTCCAGTGTATTCAGGCTCATCCCATCCACCATCCTTGCGCTGCGTGCGCAGCAAACAGGCAATCCCGCGAGCTACGGCGTCGCTGCGCGTGTCACCTGCTGCGAGCAATCCCATAACGGCCCATGCAGTTTGCGACGGCGTGCTGGCGCCAATTCCCTTCGTTGTGGGCTCGTCGTAGGACATGCAGCTCTCGCCCCATCCGCCATCGGGATTCTGGTACATGCGCAGCCACTCCGCGGCCTGCTGAATGCATGGCTCGTGATTATCAATACCCATGGCCTCGAGTCCGCGCAGAACCAGCATTGTGCCGTAGATGTAGTTCACTCCCCAACGTC
Proteins encoded in this window:
- the hpnH gene encoding adenosyl-hopene transferase HpnH, whose translation is MPGPISQMWTVSTYVLKQRLSGRKRYPLVLMLEPLFRCNLACAGCGKIQYPPHILKQQLTPEECFRAVDECGAPVVSIPGGEPLMHTEIDKIVEGLVARRKYIYLCTNALLLKEKLDLFKPSKYLTFSVHVDGQREHHDFSVCREGGYELAIEGIREAIRRGFRITTNTTLFDGADPNSVRAHFDEMMDLGVESMMLSPGYSYDKAPDQKHFLGRARTRRLFRAILSNRRKSWRFNQSPLFLEFLMGKQHYACTPWGMPTFNIFGWQKPCYLLQDGYADTFQELMEATEWHNYGTESGNQRCANCMVHSGYEASAVNDTFNSLAGFVRTIRATFSHYDDKSALKLLEESVRPVHAFNSLVQIETGSRELEGTRA